In Aegilops tauschii subsp. strangulata cultivar AL8/78 chromosome 3, Aet v6.0, whole genome shotgun sequence, one genomic interval encodes:
- the LOC141020892 gene encoding uncharacterized protein, producing MPAALRALTVLYVLAVLAGNQVEGRHHQPDCPSFSCGLLGNISSPFRRASDPPGCGYRSYELVCSDTKATICIGGATYYVSGINYSNFSFWVVDADLDLHNSCPLPRWNPPYPHDNMEVELDPLVDTRACFVKCSQEVKGTGTYMPVACLSTNNSFVYVLTGLRSTYMEYLQPSCGYLAVTPRPWDSPTLENASYADVVKSMRTGFAVYFPLRYTRETIKGCLRDIVR from the coding sequence ATGCCTGCTGCTCTCAGGGCCTTAACTGTCTTGTATGTGCTTGCAGTTCTTGCTGGAAATCAGGTGGAAGGGCGGCACCATCAGCCTGATTGTCCTTCTTTCTCGTGCGGTCTTCTTGGAAACATATCGTCTCCATTTCGTCGGGCAAGTGATCCACCTGGGTGCGGCTATCGATCTTACGAGCTGGTTTGCAGTGATACCAAGGCTACGATATGCATCGGCGGTGCAACTTACTATGTGTCTGGTATCAACTACAGTAATTTTTCCTTCTGGGTTGTTGATGCCGACTTGGATTTACACAACAGCTGCCCTCTACCTCGGTGGAATCCTCCATACCCACACGACAACATGGAAGTCGAATTGGACCCCCTTGTAGATACTCGGGCTTGCTTTGTAAAATGCTCTCAGGAAGTAAAGGGCACTGGTACGTACATGCCTGTTGCTTGCCTAAGCACCAACAATTCTTTTGTTTACGTGCTAACTGGCCTCAGATCTACATACATGGAGTACCTTCAACCTTCTTGTGGGTACTTGGCCGTGACTCCTCGACCTTGGGACAGTCCGACGCTAGAAAATGCAAGTTATGCAGATGTTGTGAAATCCATGAGGACTGGATTTgctgtttattttcctttgagaTATACTAGGGAGACCATCAAGGGATGCCTAAGAGACATTGTTCGGTGA
- the LOC109760913 gene encoding rust resistance kinase Lr10-like, whose protein sequence is MPAALRALTVLYVLAVLAGNQAEGRHHQPDCPSFSCGLLGNISSPFRRASDPPRCGYRSYELVCSDTKATICIGGATYYVSGINYSNFSFWVVDADLDLHNSCPLPRWNPPYPHDNMEVELDPLVDTRACFVKCSQEVKGTGTYMHVACLSTNDSFVYVLTGLRSTYMEYLQPSCGYLAVTPRPWDSPTLENASYADVVKSMRTGFAVYFPLRYTRETIKGCLRDIVRCSRLHHNNHLLDSEVASRFVLAPLAVLIFLAHKYWKTRITIDAVEKFLRKQQMLGPMRYAYTDITAITSHFRDKLGQGGYGSVFKGVLLPGNVHVAVTMLEGNPNYNGEDFINEVSIIGRIHHVNVVRLMGFCSEEMRRALVYEYMPQGSLDKYIFSAKKSFSWDKLADIADPA, encoded by the exons ATGCCTGCTGCTCTCAGGGCCTTAACTGTCTTGTATGTGCTTGCAGTTCTTGCTGGAAATCAGGCGGAAGGGCGGCACCATCAGCCTGATTGTCCTTCTTTCTCGTGCGGTCTTCTTGGAAACATATCGTCTCCATTTCGTCGGGCAAGTGATCCACCTAGGTGCGGCTATCGATCTTACGAGCTGGTTTGCAGTGATACCAAGGCTACGATATGCATCGGCGGTGCAACTTACTATGTGTCTGGTATCAACTACAGTAATTTTTCCTTCTGGGTTGTTGATGCCGACTTGGATTTACACAACAGCTGCCCTCTACCTCGGTGGAATCCTCCATACCCACACGACAACATGGAAGTCGAATTGGACCCCCTTGTAGATACTCGGGCTTGCTTTGTAAAATGCTCTCAGGAAGTAAAGGGCACTGGTACGTACATGCATGTTGCTTGCCTAAGCACCAACGATTCTTTTGTTTACGTGCTAACTGGCCTCAGATCTACATACATGGAGTACCTTCAACCTTCTTGTGGGTACTTGGCCGTGACTCCTCGACCTTGGGACAGTCCGACGCTAGAAAATGCAAGTTATGCAGATGTTGTGAAATCCATGAGGACTGGATTTgctgtttattttcctttgagaTATACTAGGGAGACCATCAAGGGATGCCTAAGAGACATTGTTCG GTGTTCCCGGttacatcataataatcatcttTTGGATTCTGAAGTGGCTAGCAG GTTCGTGTTGGCACCACTGGCTGTGTTGATCTTCCTCGCCCACAAGTATTGGAAAACGAGGATCACGATCGATGCTGTCGAGAAGTTCCTCCGAAAGCAACAAATGCTAGGTCCAATGAGGTATGCCTACACCGACATCACAGCAATTACAAGCCATTTCAGAGATAAGCTGGGCCAGGGAGGCTACGGCTCTGTGTTCAAGGGTGTGCTATTGCCAGGCAATGTTCATGTCGCTGTCACGATGCTAGAGGGCAATCCTAACTACAATGGAGAAGATTTCATCAATGAAGTCTCCATCATCGGTAGGATCCATCACGTTAATGTGGTGCGCCTCATGGGATTCTGCTCAGAGGAAATGAGGAGAGCACTAGTTTATGAGTACATGCCTCAAGGTTCTCTGGACAAGTACATCTTCTCAGCCAAGAAGAGTTTCTCCTGGGACAAGCTAGCCGATATAGCAGATCCGGCTTGA
- the LOC120975461 gene encoding uncharacterized protein, giving the protein MSHLHPDEGGAGMPSRRRSGRLRSQIHAGDERSGLAHPRTTRLRPQIHANEDGAGVTSHRRGKRLRPQTRASKDGDDMSGLRGTSPEQPASLPDNQDMLWEILLRLPQDLYSLHRASAVCKQWRGILVDPRFLCLFHAHHRKPPLLGFFHYSSKQIVFKPVLAPPDCITPGRFSLGHYSNHILLDSRHGRVLVKGLQLGEVAVCDPITSKHHRVSIPPEFNGRLFKAAVLCAASNQGHVHGGCHLCPFKVVLVMIYSEGQPIASVYSSETATWSGLISTEPPHDGCFLNGRGTLVGNVLYWPLNMRGHNILEFDLDTQNLTVIKGPPDMHMIDLHNFHIIEAEDGAVGLAGVSCLKLLLWQRKIDCQGTSIDDGTNGAEMSG; this is encoded by the exons ATGAGCCACCTCCACCCCGACGAGGGTGGCGCCGGGATGCCCTCCCGCCGCCGCAGCGGGCGCCTCCGCTCCCAGATCCACGCGGGCGACGAGCGATCCGGACTGGCCCACCCACGCACCACGCGCCTCCGTCCCCAGATCCACGCCAATGAGGATGGCGCCGGAGTGACCTCCCATCGCCGCGGTAAGCGCCTCCGTCCCCAGACCCGTGCCAGCAAGGACGGCGACGACATGTCCGGCCTCCGCGGCACCTCGCCGGAGCAGCCTGCCTCCCTGCCGGACAACCAAGATATGCTCTGGGAGATCCTTCTCCGCCTCCCCCAGGACCTATACTCGCTTCACCGCGCCTCCGCCGTCTGCAAGCAGTGGCGAGGCATCCTTGTCGACCCCAGGTTCCTCTGTCTGTTCCATGCGCACCACCGCAAGCCACCCCTCCTCGGCTTCTTCCATTACAGCAGCAAACAGATAGTGTTCAAGCCCGTCCTGGCCCCTCCAGACTGCATCACCCCTGGGCGCTTCTCCCTTGGGCACTACAGCAACCACATTCTGCTTGATTCACGCCACGGCCGCGTCCTCGTCAAAGGCTTGCAGCTTGGAGAGGTCGCTGTGTGTGACCCTATCACCAGCAAACATCACCGCGTGTCCATTCCGCCCGAGTTCAACGGGCGCCTCTTTAAGGCAGCAGTGCTTTGTGCTGCTAGCAACCAGGGCCATGTGCACGGCGGCTGCCACTTGTGCCCCTTCAAGGTGGTCTTGGTAATGATATACAGTGAGGGCCAACCTATTGCCTCCGTTTACTCCTCAGAGACTGCCACATGGAGTGGTCTCATCTCTACAGAGCCTCCACATGATGGGTGTTTTCTTAATGGTCGTGGCACCCTTGTTGGTAATGTTCTTTACTGGCCATTAAATATGCGAGGACACAACATACTTGAGTTTGATTTGGACACGCAGAATCTTACTGTGATTAAGGGGCCTCCTGACATGCATATGATTGATTTACATAACTTTCATATTATTGAGGCAGAGGATGGCGCTGTTGGTCTTGCTGGAGTGTCTTGCCTTAAGCTTCTATTGTGGCAGAGGAAGATTGATTGTCAGG GCACAAGCATTGACGATGGAACTAATGGAGCTGAAATGTCAGGATGA
- the LOC109786788 gene encoding uncharacterized protein, producing the protein MTRHCRSRSVLAVLTDDDLLWEILLRLPPQPSSLPRASFVCKRWRRLATDPRFLHQFYKHHQKPPLLGFFEYREDIVFTPVLDHPDRIPPVLFDLVRYGGHRNDDDSMLRFPIENNVLGCRHGLVLVGDYLWRKFIVCDPITSEQCRMAVPFEFHGECFNGAVLCVDRDKGHVHGACHSSPSPVKVVLVSMYREYTDNYGQPIARVYSSETSTWSGLISIEASHNKCSHIGPSTLVGNVLYWPLHNWGDNILEFDLDTQNLTVINGPPGMKDSGNF; encoded by the coding sequence ATGACCCGCCACTGCCGCAGCCGCTCTGTGCTCGCCGTGCTGACAGACGATGACCTCCTATGGGAGATACTCCTACGCCTCCCGCCGCAGCCGTCCTCCCTCCCGCGTGCCTCCTTCGTTTGTAAGCGGTGGCGGCGCCTCGCCACCGATCCCAGGTTCCTCCACCAGTTCTACAAGCATCACCAGAAGCCGCCCCTCCTTGGCTTCTTCGAGTACCGTGAAGACATCGTGTTCACTCCAGTTCTGGACCATCCTGACCGTATCCCTCCCGTCCTCTTCGACCTTGTACGATATGGCGGCCACCGCAACGATGACGACAGCATGCTCCGTTTCCCCATTGAGAACAATGTGCTCGGGTGCCGCCACGGCCTCGTCCTCGTCGGGGACTATTTGTGGAGAAAATTCATTGTGTGTGACCCCATCACCAGCGAGCAGTGCCGCATGGCCGTCCCTTTTGAGTTCCATGGTGAGTGCTTCAACGGGGCGGTGCTCTGTGTCGACCGCGATAAGGGCCACGTGCACGGCGCATGCCATTCGAGCCCCTCCCCCGTTAAGGTGGTGTTGGTGTCCATGTACAGAGAATACACAGATAATTATGGACAACCCATTGCCCGTGTTTACTCCTCGGAGACTAGCACATGGAGTGGTCTCATCTCTATAGAGGCTTCACATAATAAGTGTTCTCATATTGGTCCTAGCACCCTTGTTGGTAATGTCCTTTACTGGCCTTTACATAATTGGGGAGACAACATACTTGAGTTTGATTTGGACACGCAGAACCTTACCGTGATCAACGGGCCTCCTGGTATGAAGGATTCCGGCAACTTCTAG
- the LOC109786790 gene encoding uncharacterized protein, whose product MARHRRSRSVLAVLEDDDLLWEILLHLRSQPSSLLRTSIVCKRWRHLAADPRFLRQFYQHHRKPPLLGFFEYREGIIFTPVLDPRDCIHPVRFELLRYDGYHDDDSVLRFPIENYVLGCRHGLVLIGDHFRREVIVCDPITGKQCPVAIPLELQREWYNGAVLCAARDQGHIHGTCHSSPFKVVLVPMYRKYGSIYGSPIARVYSSETNTWSGLISIEASRNNCVYFGPSTLVGSVLYWPSHN is encoded by the coding sequence ATGGCCCGCCACCGCCGCAGCCGCTCCGTGCTGGCCGTGCTGGAAGACGACGATCTCCTCTGGGAGATACTCCTCCACCTCCGGTCGCAGCCGTCCTCCCTCCTGCGTACCTCCATCGTTTGTAAGCGGTGGCGGCACCTCGCCGCTGATCCTAGGTTCCTCCGCCAGTTCTATCAGCATCATCGGAAGCCGCCCCTACTTGGCTTCTTCGAGTACCGCGAAGGCATCATCTTCACTCCAGTTCTGGACCCTCGCGACTGTATCCATCCCGTCCGCTTCGAACTTTTACGATATGACGGCTACCACGACGATGACAGCGTGCTCCGCTTCCCCATTGAGAACTATGTGCTCGGGTGCCGCCACGGCCTTGTTCTCATTGGAGACCATTTCCGGAGAGAGGTCATTGTGTGTGACCCCATCACTGGCAAGCAGTGCCCTGTGGCCATCCCTTTGGAGTTACAGAGGGAGTGGTACAACGGGGCCGTGCTATGCGCTGCCCGCGATCAGGGCCACATACACGGCACATGTCATTCGAGCCCCTTTAAGGTGGTTTTGGTGCCCATGTACAGAAAATACGGATCTATTTATGGCTCGCCCATCGCCCGTGTTTATTCCTCGGAGACTAACACATGGAGTGGTCTCATCTCTATAGAGGCTTCACGTAATAACTGTGTTTATTTTGGTCCTAGCACCCTTGTTGGTAGTGTCCTTTACTGGCCTTCACACAATTAG